The Strigops habroptila isolate Jane chromosome 8, bStrHab1.2.pri, whole genome shotgun sequence genome includes a window with the following:
- the LOC115612309 gene encoding procollagen galactosyltransferase 2-like isoform X1, with translation MFICNREHYGFLPMPLKSQQTLQEETENFVHTLIEAMIDRPPIEPSQYVSVPPKHPDKMGFDEIFMINLKRRKDRRDRMLRTLYEQEISVKIVEAVDGKALNTSQLKALSIDMLPGYRDPYSSRPLTRGEIGCFLSHYYIWKEVVNRELEKTLVIEDDVRFEHQFKRKLMKLMGDIQQAQLDWELIYIGRKRMRVQEPEKAVPNVMNLVEADYSYWTLGYAISFQGAQKLIGAEPFSKMLPVDEFLPVMYNKHPVAKYMEYYESRDLKAFSAEPLLVYPTHYTGQPGYLSDTETSTIWDNETVSTDWDRTHSWKSRQQGKMHSDAQHKDALPSQSSLNAPSSRDEL, from the exons ATGTTCATCTGCAACCGTGAACACTACGGTTTCCTTCCCATGCCCCTGAAATCGCAGCAGACACTGCAAGAAGAAACTGAGAACTTTGTGCACACGCTAATCGAAGCTATGA tcGATCGTCCTCCCATTGAACCCTCTCAGTATGTCTCTGTTCCTCCAAAGCACCCTGACAAGATGGGATTTGACGAA ATTTTCATGATCAATCTGAAGCGTCGGAAAGACAGGCGGGATCGGATGCTGCGGACTCTCTATGAGCAGGAGATCTCGGTCAAGATAGTGGAGGCTGTGGATGGAAA agCACTTAACACGAGTCAGCTCAAAGCTCTCAGCATCGATATGCTCCCAGGATACCGGGACCCATACTCTTCCAGGCCACTAACCAGAGGAGAGATTGGCTGCTTCCTTAGTCACTATTACATCTGGAAGGAG GTGGTGAACAGAGAACTGGAGAAGACGCTTGTTATTGAGGACGATGTGCGCTTTGAACACCAGTTTAAGAGGAAGCTCATGAAGCTGATGGGTGACATTCAACAAGCCCAGCTAGACTGGGAGCTTAT CTACATTGGCCGGAAAAGGATGCGGGTGCAAGAGCCTGAGAAAGCCGTTCCCAATGTCATGAATTTGGTGGAAGCTGATTACTCGTACTGGACCCTGGGGTACGCAATCTCTTTCCAAGGGGCTCAGAAACTCATCGGAGCTGAGCCTTTCAGCAAGATGCTGCCTGTAGATGAATTTCTGCCAGTCATGTACAACAAGCACCCTGT AGCAAAGTACATGGAGTACTATGAGTCCAGAGACTTGAAGGCCTTTTCAGCAGAACCCCTGCTTGTTTACCCCACGCACTACACGGGGCAGCCAGGCTACCTCAGCGACACAGAGACCTCTACAATCTGGGACAACGAGACTGTGTCAACAGACTGGGACAGAACACACTCCTGGAAATCTCGTCAGCAAGGCAAGATGCACAGCGATGCCCAGCACAAGGATGCTCTGCCTTCCCAGTCATCTCTCAACGCGCCATCCTCCAGGGATGAGCTATGA
- the LOC115612309 gene encoding procollagen galactosyltransferase 2-like isoform X2: MINLKRRKDRRDRMLRTLYEQEISVKIVEAVDGKALNTSQLKALSIDMLPGYRDPYSSRPLTRGEIGCFLSHYYIWKEVVNRELEKTLVIEDDVRFEHQFKRKLMKLMGDIQQAQLDWELIYIGRKRMRVQEPEKAVPNVMNLVEADYSYWTLGYAISFQGAQKLIGAEPFSKMLPVDEFLPVMYNKHPVAKYMEYYESRDLKAFSAEPLLVYPTHYTGQPGYLSDTETSTIWDNETVSTDWDRTHSWKSRQQGKMHSDAQHKDALPSQSSLNAPSSRDEL; the protein is encoded by the exons ATGATCAATCTGAAGCGTCGGAAAGACAGGCGGGATCGGATGCTGCGGACTCTCTATGAGCAGGAGATCTCGGTCAAGATAGTGGAGGCTGTGGATGGAAA agCACTTAACACGAGTCAGCTCAAAGCTCTCAGCATCGATATGCTCCCAGGATACCGGGACCCATACTCTTCCAGGCCACTAACCAGAGGAGAGATTGGCTGCTTCCTTAGTCACTATTACATCTGGAAGGAG GTGGTGAACAGAGAACTGGAGAAGACGCTTGTTATTGAGGACGATGTGCGCTTTGAACACCAGTTTAAGAGGAAGCTCATGAAGCTGATGGGTGACATTCAACAAGCCCAGCTAGACTGGGAGCTTAT CTACATTGGCCGGAAAAGGATGCGGGTGCAAGAGCCTGAGAAAGCCGTTCCCAATGTCATGAATTTGGTGGAAGCTGATTACTCGTACTGGACCCTGGGGTACGCAATCTCTTTCCAAGGGGCTCAGAAACTCATCGGAGCTGAGCCTTTCAGCAAGATGCTGCCTGTAGATGAATTTCTGCCAGTCATGTACAACAAGCACCCTGT AGCAAAGTACATGGAGTACTATGAGTCCAGAGACTTGAAGGCCTTTTCAGCAGAACCCCTGCTTGTTTACCCCACGCACTACACGGGGCAGCCAGGCTACCTCAGCGACACAGAGACCTCTACAATCTGGGACAACGAGACTGTGTCAACAGACTGGGACAGAACACACTCCTGGAAATCTCGTCAGCAAGGCAAGATGCACAGCGATGCCCAGCACAAGGATGCTCTGCCTTCCCAGTCATCTCTCAACGCGCCATCCTCCAGGGATGAGCTATGA